One segment of Eschrichtius robustus isolate mEscRob2 chromosome 3, mEscRob2.pri, whole genome shotgun sequence DNA contains the following:
- the ZBED6 gene encoding zinc finger BED domain-containing protein 6: MSVCTLSVPVSSLSPGRRCSTFSGAGILGCVPVTSNTDEEDVVEGKMVAEGLDKEAKLPTKKKRKKGLRIKGKRRRKKLILAKKFSKDLVSGRPVADAPALLASNAPEQDEESLFESNIEKQIYLPSTRAKTSIVWHFFHVDPQYTWRAICNLCEKSVSRGKPGSHLGTSTLQRHLQARHSPHWTRANKFGVTSGEEDFTLDVPLSPSSAGSSGSFEYIPTDPLDNNGMGKKRDKSVSDALRAERGRFLIKSNIVKHALIPGTRAKTSAVWNFFYTDPQHISRAVCNICKRSVSRGRPGSHLGTSTLQRHLQATHPIHWAVANKDSGAVGNGLDEAETERNDLLSDTLPGEKSTGSQDVTAEDLSDSDSDEPPVLEVENRRSESPIPVTEQDTPMHAQEQETTYCENSTSSQISQAIIQMIVEDMHPYNYFSTPAFQRFMQIVAPDYRLPSETYFFTKAVPQLYDWVREKIFLTLENVQSQKIHLTVDIWTHDPSTDYFIVTVHWVSLQTTTSSSNGRIPNFRKWAVLCVTGLAKDCLITNILQELNDQIGLWLSPNFLIPSFIVSDNSSNVVHAIKDGGFTHVSCFLHCLNTVIQDFFCEHKSIENMLVAARKTCHHFSHSVKARQILQEFQNDHQLPWKNLKQDEAGHWISTFYMLKWLLEHCYSVHHSLGRASGVVLTSLQWTLMTYVCDILKPFEEATQKVSVKTTGLNQVLPLIHHLLLSLQKLREDFQVRGITQALNLVDSLSLKLETDTLLSAMLKSKPCILAALLDPCFKKSLEDFFPQGADLETYKQILAEEVCNYMESSSEVCRIATSEASGSSAIVGADSFTSSIREGTSSSGSVDSSVADNVTIGGKSFMFPSAMAVVDEYFNEKYSETSGGDDPLIYWQKKVSVWPALTQVAIQYLSCPMCSWQSECIFTANSHFHPKQIISLDFDNIEQLMFLKMNLKNVNYDYSSLVLSWDPENEVIQSSEKEILS; this comes from the coding sequence ATGAGTGTATGTACCTTAAGTGTACCAGTTTCCTCACTCTCTCCTGGCAGAAGATGTAGCACTTTTAGTGGTGCTGGGATTCTGGGATGTGTTCCTGTTACGTCTAATacagatgaagaagatgtggtagaggGAAAGATGGTGGCAGAAGGACTGGATAAAGAGGCAAAATTGCCcacgaaaaagaaaagaaagaagggtttGCGAATTAAGGGGAAAAGGCGACGAAAGAAACTGATCCTTGCGAAAAAGTTTAGTAAGGATTTGGTATCTGGGAGGCCAGTTGCAGATGCCCCTGCTTTGTTAGCTTCCAATGCCCCTGAGCAGGATGAAGAAAGTCTTTTTGAGAGCAATATAGAAAAACAGATCTATTTACCTAGTACTAGAGCCAAGACCTCCATTGTGTGGCACTTCTTTCATGTTGACCCCCAGTACACCTGGCGGGCTATTTGTAACCTCTGTGAAAAAAGTGTTAGCAGGGGTAAACCAGGTAGCCATCTCGGGACATCTACTCTTCAGCGACATCTGCAGGCAAGGCATTCACCTCACTGGACCAGGGCCAACAAATTTGGAGTTACTAGTGGGGAGGAGGATTTTACTTTGGATGTACCTTTATCTCCCTCTTCCGCTGGAAGCAGTGGAAGCTTTGAATATATCCCTACTGATCCATTGGATAATAATGGAATGGGAAAGAAACGTGATAAATCAGTATCTGATGCCCTAAGGGCAGAAAGAGGGAGATTTCTCATCAAAAGTAACATTGTCAAGCATGCCTTAATTCCTGGAACAAGAGCCAAGACATCTGCAGTTTGGAATTTTTTCTATACTGATCCTCAGCACATCTCAAGAGCTGTCTGTAATATATGTAAAAGAAGTGTGAGCCGGGGTAGGCCGGGTTCTCACTTAGGAACTTCGACACTTCAACGACACCTGCAGGCCACACATCCCATCCATTGGGCAGTTGCCAACAAAGACAGTGGTGCAGTTGGAAATGGATTAGATGAAGCTGAGACTGAGAGAAATGATCTCTTGAGTGATACTTTGCCTGGAGAGAAGTCTACAGGCAGCCAGGATGTAACAGCTGAGGACCTTAGTGACTCTGATTCAGATGAACCTCCTGTATTAGAGGTTGAAAATAGAAGATCTGAGAGTCCTATTCCTGTTACAGAGCAAGACACTCCAATGCATGCACAGGAACAAGAAACAACATATTGTGAAAATTCAACCTCAAGTCAAATAAGTCAGGCAATTATTCAAATGATTGTGGAAGATATGCATCCTTACAACTATTTCTCAACTCCAGCCTTTCAGAGGTTCATGCAGATTGTGGCCCCTGACTATAGGTTACCATCTGAAACTTACTTTTTCACTAAGGCTGTGCCTCAATTATATGATTGGGTCagagaaaaaattttcttaactttGGAGAATGTTCAAAGCCAAAAGATCCACCTGACTGTGGACATATGGACCCATGACCCATCCACTGACTATTTCATTGTGACTGTACACTGGGTCTCTTTGCAGACTACAACTTCTTCCAGTAATGGCAGGATCCCCAATTTTAGAAAGTGGGCAGTTCTCTGTGTAACAGGTTTGGCCAAAGACTGTTTGATAACCAACATTTTACAAGAATTAAATGACCAGATTGGTCTGTGGCTTTCTCCTAATTTCCTCATCCCTAGCTTCATCGTTTCTGACAATTCTTCTAATGTAGTGCATGCAATCAAAGATGGTGGTTTTACCCACGTGTCATGCTTCCTGCATTGTTTAAATACAGTCATTCAAGACTTTTTCTGTGAGCACAAAAGCATTGAGAACATGTTAGTGGCTGCTAGGAAAACTTGTCATCATTTTAGTCATTCAGTCAAGGCCCGTCAGATACTACAAGAGTTCCAAAATGATCACCAACTTCCATGGAAAAATTTGAAGCAGGATGAAGCTGGCCATTGGATTTCTACCTTTTATATGTTAAAATGGCTCTTGGAGCATTGTTACTCAGTTCACCATAGTCTTGGTAGAGCCAGTGGAGTTGTGCTCACCTCCCTTCAGTGGACTCTAATGACGTATGTTTGTGATATTCTTAAACCATTTGAGGAGGCCACCCAGAAAGTGAGTGTGAAGACGACAGGATTGAATCAGGTGCTACCCCTAATCCATCATCTACTCCTTTCCCTGCAGAAGCTCAGAGAAGATTTTCAAGTTAGAGGTATTACTCAGGCCCTCAATCTGGTAGACAGTTTATCTCTGAAACTTGAAACTGATACCCTATTAAGTGCCATGCTCAAATCCAAGCCCTGTATCTTGGCTGCTTTGTTAGACCCTTGCTTTAAAAAGAGTTTGGAAGACTTTTTCCCTCAAGGTGCTGATTTGGAAACTTACAAGCAGATCCTTGCAGAAGAAGTTTGTAACTATATGGAATCTTCATCAGAGGTCTGCCGTATTGCAACTTCAGAAGCTTCTGGTTCCTCAGCCATAGTAGGAGCTGATTCATTTACCTCATCTATAAGAGAAGGCACCTCCAGTTCAGGGTCTGTTGATAGTTCAGTTGCAGATAATGTTACCATTGGAGGCAAAAGCTTCATGTTTCCTTCTGCTATGGCAGTAGTGGATGAATACTTCAATGAGAAGTATTCAGAGACCTCAGGAGGTGATGACCCTTTGATTTACTGGCAGAAGAAGGTGAGCGTATGGCCAGCTTTGACCCAAGTTGCCATTCAGTATCTGAGCTGCCCCATGTGTAGTTGGCAATCTGAATGTATCTTTACTGCAAATAGCCACTTTCATCCAAAGCAGATCATAAGCCTGGACTTTGACAATATAGAACAGCTGATGTTTCTGAAAATGAACTTGAAAAATGTTAACTATGATTATTCTTCATTGGTTCTGAGCTGGGATCCTGAGAATGAAGTTATTCAAAGcagtgaaaaagaaatattatcttaa
- the LOC137762962 gene encoding uncharacterized protein encodes MTIMLLCLLQLAAPLCSYSITIHFYLFWLNTP; translated from the coding sequence ATGACTATAATGCTGCTCTGCCTTCTACAGCTTGCTGCACCACTCTGTAGTTACTCTATAACTATACATTTCTATCTTTTTTGGTTAAACACTCCCTGA